One region of Bombus affinis isolate iyBomAffi1 chromosome 3, iyBomAffi1.2, whole genome shotgun sequence genomic DNA includes:
- the LOC126914162 gene encoding protein MIX23, protein MCFGSKYILTYVPTLFDLHIGKMATVSVGCGDFLEFQDALKKMRQLDDKIIYMLNAILPTESFKGQSDPTAKCKDLYEQIQTGHKSRELAITRCLNASKEKVNQLKAERDNGNDSPQLLKALRKEQNTLRLLQSELNIEEVVKDHTVETYYQKCRGFYKPPTDIEI, encoded by the exons ATGTGTTTCGGTAGTAAGTATATACTTACGTATGTACCCACGTTGTTTGATCTCCATATTGGAAAAATGGCAACTGTGAGTGTAGGATGCGGCGACTTTTTAGAGTTTCAG GATGCATTGAAAAAGATGCGGCAACTTGATGACAAAATCATTTATATGCTAAATGCTATACTTCCAACAGAATCATTTAAAGGACAAAGTGATCCTACTGCAAAATGTAAAGATTTATATGAACAAATTCAAACAGGTCATAAATCAAGGGAATTAGCTATTACAAGGTGTTTAAATGCATCCAAGGAAAAAGTGAACCAATTAAAAGCTGAAAGAGATAATGGCAATGATAGTCCTCAACTTCTAAAAGCATTAAGAAAAGAACAAAATACTTTACGTTTACTGCAATCAGAATTAAACATAGAAGAAGTTGTAAAAGACCATACAGTTGAGACTTATTATCAGAAATGTCGTGGTTTTTATAAGCCACCGACtgatatagaaatttaa
- the LOC126914166 gene encoding U-scoloptoxin(05)-Sm1a isoform X1, with protein sequence MGAIGGIRSYTFFAAFLLFVESVHSLQCYQCVSTNNTDPFQCNEFLSSDIDIKPQPCDAVYEAQYCVKHTGRFEGGIGTKRFCSALDLGNYCDYVKQQGDKLSYRTCIFTCTGDGCNPAAILIPNIASMVPVGLLVVYELFFVRMH encoded by the exons ATGGGCGCCATTGGCGGCATTAGGAGCTACACATTTTTCGCGGCATTCCTGCTTTTCGTCGAAAGTG TGCACAGTTTACAATGTTATCAATGCGTCAGTACAAACAACACCGACCCCTTCCAATGCAACGAATTTCTCTCGAGCGACATCGATATCAAACCACAGCCTTGCGATGCTGTTTACGAGGCGCAGTATTGTGTGAAGCACACTGGTCGATTCGAGG GTGGAATAGGCACGAAACGATTCTGTTCAGCACTGGATCTGGGGAATTATTGCGATTACGTGAAACAACAGGGTGACAAGTTAAGTTACCGAACCTGTATCTTCACTTGTACCGGAGACGGATGCAATCCAGCGGCCATTTTGATACCAAATATCGCATCGATGGTACCAGTTGGATTATTAGTAGTTTACGAATTATTCTTCGTAAG GATGCATTGA
- the LOC126914153 gene encoding coronin-2B-like isoform X1: MGYNIANWEMIRTREELVEKLGLDAADDTHTLLNNMVDVRACYKPNGKSWFRGVRSSKFRHVYGVPAKREKCYDNIKITKNAHDSQFCAVNPKFLAIVTEVAGGGAFLVLPLDRTGRLDFNASRVTGHTGPVLDIKWNPFNDNIIASCSDDCTIKLWHIPDGGISRNLTEWLVELQGHKRRVAYIEWHPVAENVLFSAGFDHLVIVWDINKGEAVSVIDRHPDVIYSISLNRDGSLLATTCKDKKLRVFEPRSGIVVSEGVCHAGTKASKVVFLGSSGRLLTTGFSRHSDRQYAIWSQHDLNVPLICETIDSSSGVVFPYYDNDTNMVYLAGKGDGNIRYYEVVNEAPWMHYLSQFISGNPQRGLGIMPKRGVNTAICEVFRFYKLHATRGMCEPISMIVPRKSDQFQEDLYPDTVGTCPALSARDWISGMNNPPILISLKTGGSITTHKPRVYKPPQLPPTTDLNNKKKFAFLSTETVPDYRPIEFHDMSEKSQKTSSNQSTKFQQLQQKFGNVVLQKNIISAPLNDNKVLENVDIPNNEAELRLAFARQTDELRLVRRQLANSQLRVKELEEQIRKLQRQ; this comes from the exons ATGGGATATAATATTGCGAATTGGGAAATGATACGTACGAGGGAGGAATTAGTGGAGAAATTGGGCCTGGACGCCGCGGATGACACTCATACTTTATTGAACAATATGGTAGACGTCAGAGCGTGCTACAAACCAAATGGAAAA TCGTGGTTCCGTGGCGTTCGAAGCAGCAAATTTCGCCACGTGTACGGCGTACCGGCAAAACGGGAGAAATGCTACGACAATATCAAGATCACGAAGAACGCCCACGACTCGCAATTCTGCGCAGTGAATCCCAAGTTCCTTGCCATCGTAACGGAAGTGGCTGGCGGCGGAGCATTTCTAGTTTTGCCGCTCGATCGC ACTGGTAGACTGGATTTTAATGCTAGTAGAGTGACTGGACACACTGGACCGGTTCTGGACATCAAGTGGAATCCGTTTAACGATAACATCATCGCTTCCTGTTCCGACGACTGCACT ATAAAACTGTGGCACATTCCTGACGGTGGTATATCACGAAATCTGACCGAGTGGCTAGTTGAGTTACAAGGGCACAAACGTCGTGTCGCGTACATAGAATGGCATCCTGTTGCTGAGAACGTGCTTTTCAGCGCCGGCTTCGATCACCTTGTTATCGTGTGGGACATAAATAAAGGAGAGGCTGTCAGTGTCATCGATAGGCATCCTGACGTCATTTACAGTATATCATTGAATCGAGACGGTAGCTTGCTGGCGACAACGTGCAAGGATAAAAAATTGAGGGTTTTCGAGCCAAGATCTGGCATCGTGGTTTCT GAAGGAGTCTGCCATGCCGGAACAAAAGCTAGCAAAGTGGTTTTCCTTGGTAGCTCTGGACGTCTTCTTACGACTGGCTTCAGTCGTcactccgacagacaatatgccATTTGGAGTCAGCATGATTTGAACGTACCATtgatatgtgaaactatcgattcCTCCAGTGGAGTAGTATTTCCATATTATGATAATGACACCAATATGGTGTATCTGGCGGGAAAG GGTGATGGTAATATTCGATACTATGAAGTAGTAAACGAGGCACCCTGGATGCATTACCTCAGTCAATTCATCTCTGGAAATCCCCAAAGAGGATTAGGTATAATGCCAAAGAGAGGCGTAAACACAGCCATCTGCGAAGTATTTAGATTTTATAAATTGCACGCGACTCGAGGAATGTGCGAGCCGATATCCATGATAGTTCCTCGAAAG AGCGACCAATTTCAAGAAGATCTATATCCTGACACTGTAGGTACTTGTCCAGCTTTATCAGCCAGGGATTGGATAAGTGGCATGAATAATCCACCAATTTTAATCTCTCTGAAAACCG GTGGTAGCATTACCACGCACAAACCACGAGTGTACAAACCACCGCAACTTCCACCGACAACCGATTtaaataataagaagaaattcGCCTTTTTGTCTACCGAGACTGTACCAGATTACAGGCCCATCGAGTTCCACGATATGTCAGAGAAAAGCCAAAAAACTTCTAGCAATCAAAGCACCAAGTTCCAACAGTTGCAACAAAAATTCGGCAATGTTGTGCTACAG AAAAATATCATTTCCGCGCCACTGAACGATAATAAGGTCTTGGAGAATGTAGACATTCCTAACAACGAGGCGGAATTAAGATTAGCATTTGCCCGTCAGACTGACGAGTTACGATTGGTACGAAGGCAGCTCGCGAATAGTCAGTTACGCGTGAAAGAGCTGGAAGAGCAAATTCGCAAGCTTCAGCGTCAGTAA
- the LOC126914153 gene encoding coronin-2B-like isoform X2: MTNDKQSWFRGVRSSKFRHVYGVPAKREKCYDNIKITKNAHDSQFCAVNPKFLAIVTEVAGGGAFLVLPLDRTGRLDFNASRVTGHTGPVLDIKWNPFNDNIIASCSDDCTIKLWHIPDGGISRNLTEWLVELQGHKRRVAYIEWHPVAENVLFSAGFDHLVIVWDINKGEAVSVIDRHPDVIYSISLNRDGSLLATTCKDKKLRVFEPRSGIVVSEGVCHAGTKASKVVFLGSSGRLLTTGFSRHSDRQYAIWSQHDLNVPLICETIDSSSGVVFPYYDNDTNMVYLAGKGDGNIRYYEVVNEAPWMHYLSQFISGNPQRGLGIMPKRGVNTAICEVFRFYKLHATRGMCEPISMIVPRKSDQFQEDLYPDTVGTCPALSARDWISGMNNPPILISLKTGGSITTHKPRVYKPPQLPPTTDLNNKKKFAFLSTETVPDYRPIEFHDMSEKSQKTSSNQSTKFQQLQQKFGNVVLQKNIISAPLNDNKVLENVDIPNNEAELRLAFARQTDELRLVRRQLANSQLRVKELEEQIRKLQRQ, from the exons ATGACCAACGATAAACAG TCGTGGTTCCGTGGCGTTCGAAGCAGCAAATTTCGCCACGTGTACGGCGTACCGGCAAAACGGGAGAAATGCTACGACAATATCAAGATCACGAAGAACGCCCACGACTCGCAATTCTGCGCAGTGAATCCCAAGTTCCTTGCCATCGTAACGGAAGTGGCTGGCGGCGGAGCATTTCTAGTTTTGCCGCTCGATCGC ACTGGTAGACTGGATTTTAATGCTAGTAGAGTGACTGGACACACTGGACCGGTTCTGGACATCAAGTGGAATCCGTTTAACGATAACATCATCGCTTCCTGTTCCGACGACTGCACT ATAAAACTGTGGCACATTCCTGACGGTGGTATATCACGAAATCTGACCGAGTGGCTAGTTGAGTTACAAGGGCACAAACGTCGTGTCGCGTACATAGAATGGCATCCTGTTGCTGAGAACGTGCTTTTCAGCGCCGGCTTCGATCACCTTGTTATCGTGTGGGACATAAATAAAGGAGAGGCTGTCAGTGTCATCGATAGGCATCCTGACGTCATTTACAGTATATCATTGAATCGAGACGGTAGCTTGCTGGCGACAACGTGCAAGGATAAAAAATTGAGGGTTTTCGAGCCAAGATCTGGCATCGTGGTTTCT GAAGGAGTCTGCCATGCCGGAACAAAAGCTAGCAAAGTGGTTTTCCTTGGTAGCTCTGGACGTCTTCTTACGACTGGCTTCAGTCGTcactccgacagacaatatgccATTTGGAGTCAGCATGATTTGAACGTACCATtgatatgtgaaactatcgattcCTCCAGTGGAGTAGTATTTCCATATTATGATAATGACACCAATATGGTGTATCTGGCGGGAAAG GGTGATGGTAATATTCGATACTATGAAGTAGTAAACGAGGCACCCTGGATGCATTACCTCAGTCAATTCATCTCTGGAAATCCCCAAAGAGGATTAGGTATAATGCCAAAGAGAGGCGTAAACACAGCCATCTGCGAAGTATTTAGATTTTATAAATTGCACGCGACTCGAGGAATGTGCGAGCCGATATCCATGATAGTTCCTCGAAAG AGCGACCAATTTCAAGAAGATCTATATCCTGACACTGTAGGTACTTGTCCAGCTTTATCAGCCAGGGATTGGATAAGTGGCATGAATAATCCACCAATTTTAATCTCTCTGAAAACCG GTGGTAGCATTACCACGCACAAACCACGAGTGTACAAACCACCGCAACTTCCACCGACAACCGATTtaaataataagaagaaattcGCCTTTTTGTCTACCGAGACTGTACCAGATTACAGGCCCATCGAGTTCCACGATATGTCAGAGAAAAGCCAAAAAACTTCTAGCAATCAAAGCACCAAGTTCCAACAGTTGCAACAAAAATTCGGCAATGTTGTGCTACAG AAAAATATCATTTCCGCGCCACTGAACGATAATAAGGTCTTGGAGAATGTAGACATTCCTAACAACGAGGCGGAATTAAGATTAGCATTTGCCCGTCAGACTGACGAGTTACGATTGGTACGAAGGCAGCTCGCGAATAGTCAGTTACGCGTGAAAGAGCTGGAAGAGCAAATTCGCAAGCTTCAGCGTCAGTAA
- the LOC126914166 gene encoding U-scoloptoxin(05)-Sm1a isoform X2 yields MGAIGGIRSYTFFAAFLLFVESVHSLQCYQCVSTNNTDPFQCNEFLSSDIDIKPQPCDAVYEAQYCVKHTGRFEATSLDCYQCTSEEELSCGDSNLVISTLQPTNCSHVYDAQYCIISVGRFGGGIGTKRFCSALDLGNYCDYVKQQGDKLSYRTCIFTCTGDGCNPAAILIPNIASMVPVGLLVVYELFFVR; encoded by the exons ATGGGCGCCATTGGCGGCATTAGGAGCTACACATTTTTCGCGGCATTCCTGCTTTTCGTCGAAAGTG TGCACAGTTTACAATGTTATCAATGCGTCAGTACAAACAACACCGACCCCTTCCAATGCAACGAATTTCTCTCGAGCGACATCGATATCAAACCACAGCCTTGCGATGCTGTTTACGAGGCGCAGTATTGTGTGAAGCACACTGGTCGATTCGAGG CGACCAGTCTGGATTGCTACCAGTGTACGTCGGAAGAAGAACTGAGTTGCGGAGATAGCAATTTGGTAATAAGTACCTTACAACCAACGAACTGCAGTCATGTATACGATGCACAGTACTGTATCATATCGGTCGGACGATTCGGAG GTGGAATAGGCACGAAACGATTCTGTTCAGCACTGGATCTGGGGAATTATTGCGATTACGTGAAACAACAGGGTGACAAGTTAAGTTACCGAACCTGTATCTTCACTTGTACCGGAGACGGATGCAATCCAGCGGCCATTTTGATACCAAATATCGCATCGATGGTACCAGTTGGATTATTAGTAGTTTACGAATTATTCTTCGTAAGGTAG